The following proteins come from a genomic window of Pyxidicoccus sp. MSG2:
- a CDS encoding cytochrome P450: MSPSYPFPKDWSLPLEPPAEYERLRREAPVCPVRLWDGNTPWLVSRYNDVLTVLGDPRLVADSTLPGFPHLSPAAAARQGRPLAFFLRPDAEYRAQRAMLVQEFMPRRMEALRPRIQATVDAALDAMLAGPKPVDLMAAFALPVALQVIGDLLGVPHDGAEDLHVLSRTVGSRASSREEARAALMALDDFFLRLVEANLREPGDTLIGRVVTEQVATGRLSPPDAASLFHSLYYAGHGPSAYMFGLGTLALLLHPEQLGKFRELEDPAAITAAVQELLRFVNVSHLARQRVATVDVTVGGQLIRAGEGILAQPDSANRDGTVFDEPDRLDLHREAHRNFAFGHGIHLCTGRALALIEFEVVFKTLFQRIPTLRLAVPLEVVRFKKDENLLGVHELPLTW, from the coding sequence ATGAGCCCCTCCTATCCCTTCCCCAAGGACTGGAGCCTCCCACTGGAGCCTCCCGCTGAATACGAGCGGCTGCGGCGGGAAGCCCCGGTCTGCCCCGTGCGGTTGTGGGACGGAAACACGCCGTGGCTGGTGAGTCGCTACAACGACGTGTTGACGGTCCTGGGAGATCCCCGGCTGGTCGCGGACTCCACACTGCCAGGGTTCCCGCACCTGTCTCCCGCGGCGGCGGCAAGGCAGGGGAGGCCGCTGGCCTTCTTCCTTCGCCCTGATGCGGAGTACCGGGCGCAGCGGGCCATGCTCGTACAGGAGTTCATGCCCCGGCGGATGGAAGCCTTGAGGCCGCGCATCCAGGCCACCGTGGACGCGGCGCTCGACGCGATGCTGGCCGGCCCGAAACCTGTGGACCTGATGGCGGCGTTCGCGCTTCCCGTTGCCCTGCAAGTCATAGGCGACCTGCTCGGCGTGCCCCATGACGGCGCTGAAGACCTGCATGTCCTCAGTCGGACCGTCGGCTCCCGCGCGTCCTCCCGCGAGGAGGCGAGGGCGGCCCTGATGGCCCTGGATGACTTCTTCCTGCGGTTGGTGGAGGCGAACCTGCGTGAGCCTGGCGACACGCTCATCGGTCGCGTCGTCACGGAGCAGGTGGCGACGGGAAGGCTGAGCCCTCCGGACGCGGCCTCCCTGTTCCACTCGCTGTACTACGCCGGGCACGGACCGTCCGCGTACATGTTCGGCCTGGGGACGCTGGCGCTGCTGCTCCACCCCGAGCAGCTCGGGAAGTTCCGTGAGCTGGAGGACCCCGCCGCCATCACCGCGGCGGTCCAGGAACTCCTGCGCTTCGTCAATGTCTCCCATCTCGCCCGGCAGCGCGTCGCCACGGTGGACGTCACCGTGGGCGGCCAGCTCATTCGCGCCGGAGAGGGCATCCTCGCGCAGCCGGACTCCGCCAACCGCGACGGAACGGTCTTCGACGAGCCGGACCGCTTGGACCTCCACCGGGAAGCGCACCGCAACTTCGCCTTCGGTCATGGCATCCACCTGTGCACGGGGCGCGCGCTGGCCCTCATTGAGTTCGAGGTGGTGTTCAAGACGCTGTTCCAGCGCATCCCCACGTTGCGGCTG